In one window of Nesterenkonia sandarakina DNA:
- a CDS encoding DUF4011 domain-containing protein, whose protein sequence is MSREPAAGERDLPFENAQAAAAGQEHTADDDARAASRPSGSAGNEDSGGSAASAPTTDSAGSPGSPDSPDSPRSAGSPASPHSPASPSSPASPHSPASPSSADSPDSPDSPGSPTTPASAASAASADSAASAESAASADPTSMRDQGRDPVAAWLESVGSGTENDTMLRFSPSQHNAIDLTDANASGMMQLMAGRKTRLSTLLNDQSAFTLGKQAAQGIRAKTREMSEERGIDVGFLAAGVVSWTEDAGEVSSGERFTEDFTAPVMLVPITLRPREDGSGDFEIQFSAAARLNPALVRHLATRHSTRLDPVEFHNTGYVTARFDPNRPADALARIAGGVQTLHSVQVWRQLYVSTFADLTFLGDPSGLQLDHPVIHAMATGEPLGQTQAEQARQQLPPVDQREPRDERLVADADPDQQAALDAVLAGQSAVISAPAGTGQTQTAINAAAGLAWQGRRVLVLAERTATLEQFKHRLSEVHLGTLAGNISAASTSEEIRDQLIRAIRRNERAEPPRLGTLQSRLKKSRHQLLDHVKSLHNVRRRWDCSPYQAMQALAALTSLNPAPSTSVRLKRSVLDNTVDRSQITVKLKRAAELGAFSAETRNSPWFNARLSNRQETRDAMALVVQLREELPQLQKMMVSACQAAGITPGATFSEWNSQVLLFQRVQESLGRFSHDVYVRAVDDLIAATAPGWWRRQNNVEMTSVTRSRLRRVAKEYVRPGVAIGDLHSSLIDVQSEREEWNQWARSGSAPKVPHRLDQLCDTFGKVQARLQRLDEVVETGALSEMPVEQLLETVETLAADEKPLETLPERTLLGEQLREQGFRDLMEDFSEREISANVVAEELELAWWQSALEAMISGDDYLAMTTGENLRSIEETFRDADAGHIESSAQRLGHALAVRWKSAVEAHPQAAASLRGMLRDATPSIEALEAINPKVTQPLVPIWMTSPLGLGEQFPMDYRADVVILLDAESLAVPTALNAVTRAEQVIAFGDPVAGSPTPFHVSADPLARETEQHRPASIYNELAAVLPHYALRQVHRGVDQELTGLLSSALYENQLTRLPDAAQLTGQDRRFTVELVAGGRAGYRDAVESPTGEVNRVVDMVFEHVRSRRGHSLAVVTGSAWHARRVADAIRLNLANHVWAKPFFTQGAHGEGFVVTPVERAAGLVRDDVIFSLGFGRSVKGEPATRFGELSEARGQEHVAIALTRAREHLRVVTSLSHTDMDRGSLTGGGAQIHDLISLGLEGSDNPTASAQLTDPLVLDLVDRIRARGGRVEDGFRGTLDLAACSRRFTPDQSMVPVAMVSDGTKSYGAMSVRERSRQRPAAFEALGWSYMVLWTIEVFSNPVRCTEFVAEQVGLASGPEFAESGRITVHTAGETARSRRAREQQARSEGIRFGGAADLADEDSHRKSKKWLPPRERGAWKQ, encoded by the coding sequence GTGAGTAGAGAACCAGCCGCTGGGGAGCGGGACCTGCCGTTCGAGAATGCGCAGGCCGCAGCTGCGGGCCAGGAGCACACCGCCGACGACGACGCCCGCGCCGCCTCGCGACCTTCCGGGTCCGCGGGGAATGAGGACTCCGGGGGCTCGGCCGCCTCGGCGCCCACCACGGATTCTGCCGGTTCGCCGGGTTCGCCCGACTCGCCGGATTCCCCGCGCTCTGCAGGGTCTCCTGCCTCGCCGCACTCGCCTGCCTCCCCGAGCTCCCCGGCCTCCCCACATTCCCCCGCCTCGCCGAGCTCCGCAGATTCTCCCGACTCACCAGACTCCCCGGGATCTCCCACCACGCCCGCTTCGGCCGCCTCCGCCGCGTCTGCTGATTCCGCGGCCTCTGCAGAGTCGGCGGCCTCCGCCGATCCGACATCCATGCGGGACCAGGGCCGGGATCCGGTGGCTGCCTGGTTGGAATCAGTGGGCTCCGGGACCGAGAACGACACGATGCTGCGCTTCTCCCCAAGCCAGCACAATGCCATCGACCTCACCGACGCCAACGCCTCAGGCATGATGCAGCTCATGGCGGGCCGCAAGACCCGGCTCTCCACGCTGCTCAATGACCAGAGTGCGTTCACGTTGGGCAAGCAGGCGGCGCAGGGCATCCGGGCGAAGACCCGGGAGATGTCTGAGGAGCGCGGGATCGACGTCGGCTTCCTGGCCGCCGGTGTGGTGAGCTGGACCGAGGACGCCGGCGAGGTCTCCTCCGGAGAGCGCTTCACCGAGGACTTCACCGCTCCGGTGATGCTGGTGCCGATCACGCTGCGACCACGTGAAGACGGCAGCGGGGACTTCGAGATCCAGTTCAGCGCCGCGGCCCGGCTCAACCCTGCCCTGGTCCGCCACCTGGCGACCCGGCACAGCACCCGATTGGACCCGGTGGAGTTCCACAACACCGGCTACGTGACCGCACGCTTTGATCCGAATCGTCCGGCCGACGCGCTCGCCCGGATCGCCGGGGGCGTGCAGACGCTGCACTCGGTCCAGGTCTGGCGCCAGCTCTACGTCTCCACCTTCGCGGACCTGACCTTCCTGGGTGATCCCTCGGGACTTCAGCTGGATCATCCCGTCATTCACGCGATGGCCACCGGTGAACCCCTGGGGCAGACCCAGGCGGAGCAGGCGCGGCAGCAGCTGCCCCCGGTGGACCAGCGGGAACCACGTGACGAGCGTCTGGTCGCCGATGCTGACCCGGACCAGCAGGCGGCACTGGATGCCGTGCTCGCGGGCCAGTCTGCGGTGATCTCCGCGCCGGCTGGGACCGGCCAGACGCAGACCGCGATCAACGCCGCCGCCGGGCTCGCGTGGCAGGGCAGACGGGTCCTGGTGCTGGCCGAGCGCACCGCGACGCTGGAGCAGTTCAAGCACCGGCTCTCCGAGGTTCACCTGGGCACCCTGGCAGGCAACATCTCCGCGGCCTCGACCTCCGAGGAGATCCGTGACCAGCTCATTCGGGCCATACGCCGCAACGAACGGGCCGAACCCCCGCGCTTGGGAACCCTGCAGTCGAGGCTGAAGAAGTCCCGCCACCAGCTGCTGGATCACGTGAAGTCGCTGCACAATGTGCGTCGCCGCTGGGACTGCTCGCCCTACCAGGCCATGCAGGCACTCGCGGCGCTGACCAGCCTGAACCCGGCGCCGTCGACCTCGGTCCGGCTCAAACGCTCGGTGCTGGACAACACCGTGGACCGCAGCCAGATCACGGTGAAGCTCAAGCGCGCCGCAGAGCTCGGTGCCTTCTCCGCTGAGACCCGGAACAGTCCCTGGTTCAACGCCCGCCTGTCCAACCGCCAGGAGACCCGCGACGCGATGGCCCTGGTGGTGCAGCTGCGCGAGGAGCTTCCGCAGCTGCAGAAGATGATGGTCTCGGCCTGTCAGGCCGCTGGCATCACGCCGGGAGCGACCTTCAGCGAATGGAACAGCCAGGTGCTGCTCTTCCAGCGGGTCCAGGAATCTCTGGGCAGGTTCAGCCACGATGTCTACGTCCGCGCGGTGGACGACCTGATCGCTGCCACGGCCCCGGGCTGGTGGCGCCGGCAGAACAACGTGGAGATGACGTCGGTGACCCGCTCGCGGCTGCGCCGGGTCGCCAAGGAGTACGTCCGCCCCGGTGTGGCCATCGGGGATCTGCACTCTTCGCTGATCGACGTCCAGTCCGAGCGGGAGGAGTGGAACCAGTGGGCCAGGTCCGGCTCCGCACCGAAGGTGCCGCACCGGCTGGACCAGCTCTGCGACACCTTCGGCAAGGTCCAGGCCCGGCTGCAGCGGCTCGACGAGGTCGTGGAGACCGGAGCGCTCAGCGAGATGCCGGTGGAGCAGCTGCTGGAGACCGTGGAGACCCTTGCCGCCGACGAGAAGCCGCTGGAGACCCTTCCGGAGCGCACCCTGCTCGGTGAGCAGCTGCGCGAGCAGGGTTTCCGGGACCTGATGGAGGACTTCTCCGAGCGCGAGATCAGCGCGAACGTCGTCGCCGAAGAGCTGGAGCTCGCCTGGTGGCAGTCCGCACTGGAGGCGATGATCTCGGGGGACGACTACCTGGCGATGACCACCGGAGAGAACCTGCGCAGCATCGAGGAGACGTTCCGCGACGCCGATGCCGGGCACATCGAGTCCAGCGCGCAACGGCTAGGCCATGCGCTGGCCGTGCGTTGGAAGTCGGCCGTGGAGGCCCATCCGCAGGCCGCCGCGAGCCTGCGCGGGATGCTGCGCGATGCCACGCCGAGCATTGAAGCTCTGGAGGCGATCAACCCCAAGGTGACCCAGCCGCTGGTCCCGATCTGGATGACCTCCCCACTCGGGCTCGGTGAGCAGTTCCCGATGGACTACCGCGCCGACGTCGTCATCCTCCTCGACGCCGAGTCCCTCGCCGTGCCCACCGCGCTGAATGCGGTGACCCGGGCCGAGCAGGTGATCGCGTTCGGCGACCCGGTGGCAGGGTCACCCACGCCCTTCCACGTCTCGGCCGATCCGCTCGCGCGCGAGACCGAACAACACCGCCCGGCCTCCATCTACAACGAGCTGGCGGCCGTGCTGCCGCACTATGCGCTGCGCCAGGTGCACCGCGGGGTGGACCAGGAGCTGACCGGGCTGCTCTCCTCTGCCCTCTACGAGAATCAGCTGACACGGCTCCCCGACGCCGCGCAGCTCACCGGCCAGGACCGCCGGTTCACCGTGGAGCTGGTGGCCGGCGGACGAGCCGGATACCGCGACGCCGTGGAATCGCCCACCGGTGAGGTCAACCGGGTGGTGGACATGGTCTTCGAGCACGTGCGCTCCCGCCGAGGCCATTCGCTGGCCGTGGTCACCGGCTCCGCCTGGCATGCGCGCCGAGTCGCCGATGCGATCCGGCTGAATCTGGCCAACCACGTCTGGGCCAAGCCGTTTTTCACCCAGGGCGCCCATGGCGAGGGCTTCGTCGTGACTCCGGTGGAGCGCGCGGCGGGCCTGGTCCGCGATGACGTGATCTTCAGCCTGGGCTTCGGGCGTTCTGTGAAGGGCGAACCCGCCACCCGCTTCGGCGAGCTCTCCGAGGCGCGCGGCCAGGAACACGTCGCGATCGCACTGACCCGGGCGCGCGAGCACCTGCGGGTGGTCACCTCGCTCTCCCACACCGATATGGACCGCGGCTCGCTGACCGGTGGTGGCGCCCAGATCCACGACCTGATCAGCCTGGGCCTGGAGGGCTCGGACAACCCCACCGCCTCCGCGCAGCTGACCGACCCGCTGGTGCTGGACCTGGTGGATCGGATCCGGGCTCGCGGCGGACGGGTGGAGGACGGGTTCCGTGGCACCCTGGACCTGGCCGCCTGCTCCCGCAGGTTCACCCCAGACCAGTCGATGGTCCCGGTGGCCATGGTCTCGGACGGGACCAAGAGCTACGGCGCGATGTCTGTGCGTGAACGCTCCCGGCAGCGCCCTGCCGCATTCGAGGCCCTGGGCTGGAGCTATATGGTGCTCTGGACCATTGAGGTCTTCTCCAACCCGGTGCGCTGCACCGAGTTCGTCGCCGAGCAGGTCGGGCTGGCCTCGGGGCCGGAGTTCGCCGAGTCAGGTCGGATCACCGTGCACACTGCCGGGGAGACCGCGCGCAGCCGCCGGGCCCGTGAACAGCAGGCCCGCAGCGAGGGGATTCGGTTCGGCGGAGCGGCTGACCTCGCGGATGAGGATTCGCACCGCAAATCCAAGAAGTGGCTGCCGCCCAGGGAGCGCGGGGCATGGAAGCAGTAG